ATGGCAGCAACCCGTCGTAAATCCGCTCCTCGTCCAGCGAAATGGTCAGGTGGTCCTGGTCGAGGTTCAAGTAAGCCTCGGCTCCCGTTTCCGTGTTCCGAAACCAGTAATCGATGCCGACACCACTGTCAGGTCCATCCAATACCTGCCAGTCTTCTGGCCTGCTTCTGGTCACGGCAGCCAACACATCCAGGGATGAGGGTAAATGCTTGCCCATGACCGGCAGGATGCGCTGCTCGGCGACTTGTTTCAAGCTCGCCTGCGGAAAAATCATCAGCGAGCGGGTAGGAAAACCGTCGTTTTTCCAGAGATGGGCGGCGGAGGTGTTGGCGCATTTCGCACAACACGCGGCACGTCAAAAAAATGCCGCACCTCAAATTGCTGCTCTCCCTTCATAAACTTGTTGCCTATCAGTTGGTGCGTGACATATTCCCATAGTATGAAGCCCTCACTGAACACACCACAAAAGCAAACTGATGGCGGCGCAAAAGTGAAGACATTGAATGAAAGCTTTATGGACGCAACCGCGTCGGAAGCAAGACGAGGCTTGGTAGCCCTCCACCCCACGATCATTCAGCCCAATATGGTGATTTACCGGTTTGCGGACAGCAATAAGCCTGAACTTTACTTCACAGGCAAGTGGTGGGTTGGTTACAGCCCTTTTGAGGCATTGAAGCAACATGCCCAACGCCGCAACCAGACGCTGAGTGCCGCAGCTCGCCACTGCTTAGCTATTGATTTCGAGTGGAGCAAGTTGGATGTATTGCATAAAGTCATTTTGAAGAAGCCAGTCTCCGCATGGGCTGGCACACCGCTAACCCAAAGAGTTCGCAAGGGGAACTTTTCCCGACCTGACAGGCGCTGGGAACCTGACCGAGAGGTGACTCAGCTCTTTATCCCTGGTCTGGACCAAGCGGACCCAAACAATCCGCACCAAAAAATCTGGCAGGCCGTCTTTCAAAGTCAAATTCGCCTGGGTTAGGCCGCCGCAGGACGTGAACCCGGGCCTGCCCTCGCAAACCGGCCACTCAAGGCACCGGATATTCCTCCATTATCTGACCGTCTTGACCCGTCCGCCACGCCTTCTGCAACTGCCAACGCCTGCCTTTGGATGCGCGGGTTACTGTGTAATGGTAGATGGACGAATCGCCCATTTTTTGCGCATCCAGGGTTACAGAGTCGAGATGGGCGTCATGTTGGAAATGAAAAGCGGTTGTCCCGCCGCCGTCATTTTTTGACCAACCGGGCAACCGCCCTTTTTGCTTCAATCTCTTTAAGAAATCCGCCGCTGAGCTTGCCCATGATTTTGCCTCTGACTGAATATGTTTAGGAGCAAGGGGCCAATCGCTGGCGCGTTTGAGGTACATTGTCCGCCTGGGGAAATCTAAAGTGACAAGATTTTGGGCCAAAACGCGGAGTCCAATTCCATTGAGCTTCAGGCGTGAATCATTGGCATTCAGTCTCTCGTCAAGCCCATGCAATTCAAGGTCGTGATAAGTTTCTTCGCCCAGCACGCCATCGGGAGCACGAGTTTCACCATGTGCTAGCGAAATCGCTTGATTGGTCCATTGCTGGAACAATCTTTTCACCAGCCAACCGCCGTAGTTGCACCCGGTATCAATGAGCGAACTTGGACCTTTTGCGTGGGCAAGGTTCCCGGCGACAGAAAAACATCCGTCTCCAATGTCGGTCAAAGGAAACGGCTGGCCCCAATCTGTTTTCTTCGCACGCTCATCGTCGAGAAAACGCATTTTACCCCTGTTGAAATCCAGTTGGATGCAATAATGTTCCAGCACGTCCATGCCGAGAATCCCCATGATAGGACGGCCTTCGGTAGGACAAAGCTGCTTGCAATCACAGGCCCCGACGTTGGTGCCGGTCATCATCAGCAGAGCGTTTCGGACATAGAGCTTCGGCGCGGCATAAATCTCCGTTTTAATGCCAACGCCGAAATTCCAGACCGTTACGGCGCCGAGACGTTTTCCTAACTTTGCCTCCAACGATTTGTCGAAGGTAGTAATGGGGCAACCCGTGTCCACCACGAATGGCAACTTTTCGTCACTCTCCAACCGCACCATCACAATTAACCAGTCTCCACGACCAGCATCTTTGTTCATAGTCACATCGGCTGGAAGGCATGAACGAATCGGCCTCTCTGTTGCGCAAGAACAGAGCACCAGCAGCAGAAATACGCCCAATGTGCGGCACGTCAGGATTATTCTCATGGATTTTGTGGGCGACGCCACCACGCTTCTGCGCTGAGAAGCGCCCGCGATGGCCGCCTCTGGAGCGGCTGCCTTTCTGCCATGTGATTTGGCCATGATCTGTTGCAGGACGGTCTTGAGACGCCCGCCTTGTGGAGGTTATTGCCGGGCTGCAAAATCTTCCAGAAACTTAATCTGGCGCGGTGTCTCGACCGCTGACTTTTCCCCGGCGCGAACCCGGCTTATGTCCTCAAAGAACAAATGGAACCAGAGCCTTTGTGCGGGCCTTGTATTCGGAATACCCAGGGAGACGTTTTGTCAGCAGAGCTTCCTCCTGCCGCAGTTTAATCCACGAAGCACAAAAGCAGATGAAGAAGGCGACAAAGCCGCTCACTCTGCCCCCAAGAATGGCGGTTCCCAGGACCATCAACAGCAACCCTGAATAAATGGGGTGGCGCACAACACGATATGGCCCGCGTTGAATCAGTTCGTGGTCCACCTTCAGAGCCACCCGCGCACTCCAGTTGCCTCCCAGTACGGCGCGTGCCCAGACGGCAATGACCAGGCCAGCCAGGACGATGGCGTCGGCGAGGATGCCTATCCAGAAGGTATGGGGAAGGACCACCCGGGCAAAATTAACTTCGCGAACCCCTCGTTTCAGAAGCACGGCGACAACGACGGCGAGAAAAAGGTAAAGCAACCGACCGGGCAAGGGCTGTCGCTCCTTGGTCGGTTTGACCGACAGCGCCGAAATCACCCAGATGAAGACGATGACGACCCAGCAGAGGACAACAAATCTGGTGGTTGCTTCCATACCCGAATCAAATCTGAAGCCGGTTGAACATATTCATTTTACTCCCGCCTGGGCGGCGGCTTCGGGGTCGATTTGCTTGAGCGCGTTGGTTGCGGCCTTTCTCGCGTCCTGATTTCCCTCGCTCAGCAACTCAATGAGCGGAGCCACCGCAGGTTTGCCATTGTTGCCAAATTCTCCTAAAGGGGTTTGCCCTGATAAACCGGCTCGCGCAGGCGCACTACCTGCCACATAATCATGCCAAGGATGGCAACGAGCAGAACGGCGAGCGCGATTTGGACCCGCTTTCGCATGGCGACAGTATACGGGAGTGAAAACGTAATTCGAGCAAGTTGCGGCTCTTGGTCAGCATGTTCAACTGTCAAATGTTGAGAGTTGCGGTGGCGCCGCCGGACCGGGTGCGGCGCCTCTGGTCGGCCCCTTGGCTCGAGGGCGGCGCTGGCTGTGGTGGTCGATTTGGTCGTGGAACTCGCATACAGCCTGCTTTCGCGAGCATGGCTTTGGAGGCGCTGGCCAAGCCAAGGACAAGGGTGACGGCATTTCAACCAGGCAATGACTCCAACGGAGTCGCCGCGATACGCCGGGACAGCGGAATGGACAACAGAAGCGGGCCAAGGACGGCTTTTAGTTGTGTTCCATCCGGGGGTGCATTCGTATAGACTTGACCCATCACTGGTGTTGAGGTTGAGATTAATAAGACTCCAAACATTAACCGATTCAAAATTATGGCTGTCCCGACCCAATTACCCACGTCCGCCCAAAACGAAACCTTCGGCGGTGTCACCTATCACATCGAAGGCGAACTTGTGCCCGCGCTGCATTTGGAATTGAGCAGCACCGGAGTTTATTTCGAGCACCACATCCTGCTCTGGAAAGACCCGGCTGTGCAGATTGAACTGCACCCAATGAAAGGCGGATTTAAACGGATGCTGGCGGGAATGCCGTTCCTGCTCACCGGTGCCAAAGGTCCGGGCCGCATCGCCTTCAGCCGCGACGGCGTGGGACACGTGTTTGCATTGCACCTCAAATCCGGCATGGGAATGGACGTGCGGGAACATCAATGGCTCGCCGCGACGAACAACGTGGACTATACCTTCACGCGGGTGAAAGGCGCTGCGAACATCTTGCTGGGTGGGACGGGCTTTTTTATCGACACCTTTTCGTGCCCGGCGCAG
This DNA window, taken from Verrucomicrobiia bacterium, encodes the following:
- a CDS encoding isoprenylcysteine carboxylmethyltransferase family protein, with the translated sequence MEATTRFVVLCWVVIVFIWVISALSVKPTKERQPLPGRLLYLFLAVVVAVLLKRGVREVNFARVVLPHTFWIGILADAIVLAGLVIAVWARAVLGGNWSARVALKVDHELIQRGPYRVVRHPIYSGLLLMVLGTAILGGRVSGFVAFFICFCASWIKLRQEEALLTKRLPGYSEYKARTKALVPFVL
- a CDS encoding AIM24 family protein — protein: MAVPTQLPTSAQNETFGGVTYHIEGELVPALHLELSSTGVYFEHHILLWKDPAVQIELHPMKGGFKRMLAGMPFLLTGAKGPGRIAFSRDGVGHVFALHLKSGMGMDVREHQWLAATNNVDYTFTRVKGAANILLGGTGFFIDTFSCPAQEGILWVHGYGNVFEVTLAPGEAIDIEPGGWIYKDRSVQMQTMFQRLSTGLFASAGQICWNRFTGPGKIALQTMYVHMAGGE